In one Buchnera aphidicola (Uroleucon sonchi) genomic region, the following are encoded:
- the sirB1 gene encoding invasion regulator SirB1 produces MKSLSNIDFSKLSLLDSIIISSQAIREDFPAHCVLSELQNRIKEAKSYVSSEYEPSKKLEKLLKLFYIHWNFGSANGIYKLSDVIWIDNVLKTRQGTAVSLGVLFLHIAQELQLPLNPVVFPTQLILRADWINEKKWLINPFNGDILDKHTLEVWLKGNISPTAELYENDLYKSESITVICKMLNTLKSALMEEKNMELALNVTNLLLHINPNDPYEIRDRGLIYAHLECNHVALTDLIYFVEHCPDDPVSEIIKIQIHSIEQKKNILH; encoded by the coding sequence ATGAAATCTCTTTCTAATATTGATTTTTCTAAATTATCACTTTTGGATTCTATTATTATTTCTTCTCAAGCTATTCGAGAAGATTTTCCTGCGCATTGTGTTTTATCTGAATTGCAAAATAGAATAAAAGAAGCTAAATCTTATGTATCATCAGAATATGAACCTAGTAAAAAATTAGAAAAATTATTGAAATTGTTTTATATTCATTGGAATTTCGGTAGTGCCAATGGTATTTATAAACTTTCAGATGTGATATGGATTGATAATGTTTTAAAAACACGTCAAGGAACAGCAGTATCTCTTGGAGTACTTTTTTTACATATTGCTCAAGAATTGCAATTACCATTGAATCCAGTAGTATTTCCGACACAACTTATTTTAAGAGCAGATTGGATTAATGAGAAAAAATGGCTCATTAATCCATTTAATGGAGATATTTTAGATAAACATACATTAGAAGTATGGTTAAAAGGTAATATCAGCCCTACAGCAGAATTATATGAAAATGATTTATATAAATCTGAATCTATTACTGTAATCTGTAAAATGTTAAATACATTAAAATCTGCATTAATGGAAGAAAAAAATATGGAATTAGCATTAAATGTGACTAATTTATTATTACATATTAATCCTAATGATCCATATGAAATACGTGATCGTGGATTAATATATGCACATTTAGAATGTAATCATGTAGCATTGACGGATTTAATTTATTTTGTAGAACATTGTCCGGATGATCCTGTGAGTGAGATTATTAAAATTCAAATACATTCTATTGAACAAAAAAAAAATATATTACACTAA
- the nadE gene encoding ammonia-dependent NAD(+) synthetase, whose protein sequence is MMIQKEIIKLMGVKPKIIPKIEIKNCVNFLKNYLLHNITLRSLIVGISGGQDSTLTGKLCQITVQQLRYETKNINYKFIAVRMPYGIQTDEQDCQDAINFIKPDQIFNINIKPSILRSEKSLQKSGIIISDYVRGNEKARERMKVQYSIAAMNQGLVVGTGNAAEHLTGFFTKFGDGGTDINPIYKLNKRQGRLLLQELHSPKNLYFKKPMADLEDNHPQQDDESVLGITYNSIDSYLEGKKIDCKIQKKIEEIYFKTLHKRCLPITQ, encoded by the coding sequence ATTATGATACAAAAAGAAATTATAAAATTAATGGGAGTTAAACCAAAAATTATACCTAAAATAGAAATTAAAAATTGTGTTAATTTTTTAAAAAATTATTTGCTACACAATATTACTTTAAGATCTTTAATAGTTGGTATTAGTGGAGGACAAGACTCTACATTAACAGGAAAATTATGCCAAATTACTGTTCAACAATTAAGATATGAGACAAAAAATATTAATTATAAATTTATTGCAGTCAGAATGCCATATGGAATACAAACTGATGAACAAGACTGTCAGGATGCAATAAATTTTATTAAACCAGATCAAATTTTTAATATTAACATTAAACCATCAATCTTAAGAAGCGAAAAATCTTTACAAAAATCAGGAATTATTATATCAGATTATGTACGCGGTAATGAAAAAGCTCGCGAAAGAATGAAAGTACAATATAGTATTGCTGCCATGAATCAAGGTCTGGTTGTTGGAACAGGAAATGCAGCAGAGCATTTAACTGGATTTTTTACAAAATTTGGAGATGGTGGAACAGATATTAATCCTATTTATAAGTTAAATAAAAGACAAGGTCGTTTATTATTACAAGAATTACATTCTCCCAAAAATCTATATTTTAAAAAACCTATGGCTGATTTAGAAGATAATCATCCGCAACAAGATGATGAATCTGTTTTAGGAATTACGTACAATTCTATTGATTCCTACTTAGAAGGAAAAAAAATAGATTGTAAAATACAAAAAAAAATAGAAGAAATCTACTTTAAAACATTACATAAACGTTGTTTACCAATTACTCAATAA
- a CDS encoding acetate kinase gives MDNQLNNLILVLNCGSSSIKFAILDPINNIKYLYGIVECLFLSNTYIKWTYLDKKYNKIIGSNMNHRDALNFIIDYVLLKQKNICKKLIGIGHRVVHGGSRIKQSILIDDYVINCIQNATCFAPLHNPANLIGIKTIIEKYSILSHRNVAVFDTSFYQNMPETSFLYAIPYKFYKKYGIRRYGAHGISHNYIAHKTAIILKKSFNSLNIITCHLGNGCSISAICNGVCVDTSMGLTPLEGLVMGTRSGDIDPSIIFFMHKQLHISINEIEKILNQKSGLLGLSEISSDFRYFEKAYDSEIEAKRAVQVFCHRLSKYIASYMSLMGNRLDAVVFTGGIGENVSFIRELIFSQLSLLNFKINLTLNRVTIGGKSGLITESASHPVFVIPTDEELAIAQETVHIINKKLL, from the coding sequence ATGGATAATCAATTGAATAATTTAATTTTAGTTTTAAATTGTGGCAGTTCATCTATCAAATTTGCAATTTTAGATCCTATAAATAATATAAAATATTTATATGGTATTGTAGAATGTTTATTTTTATCAAATACATATATTAAATGGACATATTTAGACAAGAAATATAATAAAATAATAGGTTCAAATATGAATCATAGAGATGCTTTAAATTTTATTATAGATTATGTTTTATTAAAACAAAAAAATATTTGTAAAAAATTAATTGGCATAGGGCATAGAGTAGTGCATGGTGGTAGTCGAATTAAGCAATCTATTTTAATTGATGATTATGTAATTAATTGTATTCAAAATGCTACTTGTTTTGCTCCATTACATAATCCAGCAAATTTAATTGGTATTAAAACTATTATAGAAAAATATTCTATTTTATCTCATCGTAATGTTGCAGTTTTTGATACTTCTTTCTATCAAAATATGCCTGAAACTTCTTTTTTATATGCTATACCATATAAGTTTTATAAAAAATATGGCATTAGACGTTATGGAGCCCATGGTATTAGTCATAATTATATAGCTCATAAAACAGCTATTATTTTAAAAAAATCTTTTAATTCTTTAAATATTATTACGTGTCATTTAGGTAATGGATGTTCAATTTCAGCGATTTGTAATGGAGTATGTGTTGATACTTCTATGGGTTTAACTCCTTTAGAAGGATTGGTGATGGGAACACGTAGTGGAGATATAGATCCTTCAATAATTTTTTTTATGCACAAACAGCTTCATATAAGTATTAATGAAATTGAAAAAATTTTAAATCAAAAATCAGGGTTATTAGGTTTAAGTGAAATTAGTAGTGATTTCCGCTATTTTGAAAAAGCATATGATTCGGAAATAGAAGCTAAAAGAGCTGTTCAAGTTTTTTGTCATCGTTTATCTAAATATATAGCTAGTTATATGAGTTTAATGGGAAATCGTCTAGATGCAGTAGTATTTACTGGGGGTATCGGAGAAAATGTATCTTTCATTAGAGAATTAATTTTTTCTCAATTATCTTTATTAAATTTTAAAATTAATTTAACATTAAATCGTGTAACTATAGGAGGAAAGTCAGGATTAATTACTGAAAGCGCTTCTCATCCAGTATTTGTAATTCCAACAGATGAAGAATTAGCAATAGCTCAAGAAACTGTGCATATAATTAACAAAAAATTATTATAA
- the pta gene encoding phosphate acetyltransferase, whose product MSRIIMLIPLDQKVGLNTVSLSIMYYFNIKQNSIYHNKSKKSILYFSCIKNELDYSTFIINKYFSNIIHTIKDIDFSKLLFQSSDYLSLFTKIMDICHQQPMLYELIFIKGINKYDHIHSEEINYDLAINLNAEVIFVDNLKNDSISYITNKEKKINFFLHEKKYKNILGIIFNKIHDPFLIEKQCSFIKKLRILKESKNQIITSIIPKTYFKNNFLKIIAYIPWNRNIMQIHVLDILNFLNIKYIHLINKSTHIIEEIMIFDESDENILSKTYCNTLIIISFSRIENFIDMIKLLDFKKNKIRCIILTGTAKLKENIIFSCQLLIKKSISIFFTNKNTIEILSKLHDFDFNLKMKDKIYIKKLQKFISSFFNVFDKILLHKKNKTISKTYAPKEFCYYIKLFSRKKNKRIILPESYEVRILQATSICYSEKIAQCILLGDAKKIYQIAYDNNIHLSKKIEIINPDLVKNKYISRLVELRKNKGMNEYIAEKKIKDNNILATLILEDNQVDGLVSGSINTTSNTIRPAFQIIKTYPNNTLVSSIFFMLLSNSVLIYGDCAINVAPNAEELASIAIQSADSAKIFNIEPRIAMLSYSTGDSGAGYQVEKVRQATNIVRHKRPDLIIDGPIQYDAAVSETISQLKAPYSPILGSANIFIFPDLNSGNIAYKAVQRSANIISIGPMLQGLRKPVNDLSRGASIEEIIYTIALTSIQAK is encoded by the coding sequence ATGTCACGCATTATAATGTTAATCCCTTTAGATCAAAAAGTTGGTTTAAATACAGTTAGTTTAAGTATAATGTATTATTTTAATATAAAACAAAATAGTATTTATCATAATAAATCCAAAAAATCTATCTTGTATTTCTCTTGTATAAAAAATGAATTAGACTATAGCACATTCATTATTAATAAATATTTTTCAAACATAATTCATACTATAAAAGATATAGATTTTTCTAAATTACTTTTTCAATCTTCTGATTATTTATCTTTATTTACAAAAATTATGGATATTTGTCATCAACAACCAATGTTATATGAATTAATTTTCATTAAAGGTATTAATAAATATGATCATATTCATTCTGAAGAAATTAATTATGATCTTGCAATAAATTTAAATGCAGAAGTAATATTTGTGGATAATTTAAAAAATGATTCTATAAGTTATATTACAAACAAAGAAAAAAAAATTAATTTCTTTTTACATGAAAAAAAATATAAAAATATTTTAGGTATTATTTTTAATAAAATTCATGATCCTTTTTTAATAGAAAAACAATGTTCTTTCATAAAAAAATTAAGAATTTTAAAAGAATCTAAAAATCAAATAATAACAAGTATTATACCTAAAACATATTTTAAAAATAATTTTCTTAAAATTATTGCTTATATTCCATGGAATAGAAATATAATGCAAATACATGTATTAGATATTTTAAATTTTTTAAATATAAAATATATTCATTTAATCAATAAAAGCACTCATATTATAGAAGAAATTATGATATTTGATGAAAGTGATGAAAATATTTTAAGTAAAACATATTGCAATACTTTAATAATAATTTCTTTTAGTCGTATAGAAAATTTTATAGATATGATAAAATTATTAGATTTTAAAAAAAATAAAATTCGGTGCATAATATTAACTGGCACAGCAAAACTAAAAGAAAATATAATTTTTTCTTGTCAACTGTTAATCAAAAAATCTATTTCTATTTTTTTTACGAACAAAAATACAATTGAGATTTTATCAAAATTACACGATTTTGATTTTAATCTCAAAATGAAAGATAAAATATATATTAAGAAATTACAAAAATTTATTTCTAGCTTCTTTAATGTATTTGATAAAATACTTTTACATAAAAAAAATAAGACTATTAGTAAAACATATGCACCAAAAGAATTTTGTTATTATATAAAATTATTTTCTAGGAAAAAAAATAAACGCATTATATTACCTGAATCATATGAAGTGAGAATTTTACAAGCTACTTCAATATGTTATTCTGAAAAAATTGCTCAATGTATATTATTAGGAGATGCAAAAAAAATTTATCAAATAGCATATGATAATAATATTCATTTAAGTAAAAAAATTGAAATTATTAATCCTGATTTAGTAAAGAATAAATATATTTCTCGTCTTGTAGAACTTCGAAAAAATAAAGGAATGAATGAATATATTGCTGAAAAAAAAATAAAAGATAATAATATTTTAGCAACTTTAATATTAGAAGATAATCAAGTAGATGGTTTAGTTTCTGGATCAATTAATACAACATCGAATACTATACGTCCAGCTTTTCAGATCATCAAAACTTATCCTAATAATACTTTAGTTTCATCTATTTTTTTTATGTTGCTATCTAATTCAGTATTAATTTATGGTGATTGTGCTATTAATGTTGCTCCAAATGCAGAAGAATTAGCAAGTATTGCAATTCAATCAGCAGATTCTGCAAAAATTTTTAATATAGAACCACGTATTGCTATGTTATCTTATTCTACTGGTGACTCTGGAGCAGGATATCAAGTTGAAAAAGTAAGACAAGCTACTAATATTGTACGACACAAAAGACCTGATTTAATTATTGATGGACCTATTCAATACGACGCTGCTGTTTCAGAAACAATATCTCAATTAAAAGCACCATATTCACCGATTTTAGGATCGGCGAATATATTTATATTTCCAGATTTAAATTCTGGTAATATAGCTTATAAAGCAGTTCAACGTTCTGCAAATATTATTTCTATTGGTCCAATGTTACAAGGATTAAGAAAACCAGTAAATGATTTATCACGAGGAGCTTCAATTGAAGAAATCATTTACACTATTGCATTGACATCAATTCAAGCTAAATAA
- the yfaE gene encoding class I ribonucleotide reductase maintenance protein YfaE translates to MKYNTITIININKKIVYKNNLSLLSILKKNKIYIEHQCCSGYCGSCRINLIKGQVYYLIKQPMAALFNKKEILPCCCKPDSNIIIKI, encoded by the coding sequence ATGAAATACAATACTATTACAATAATTAATATTAATAAAAAAATTGTGTACAAAAACAATCTTTCACTCTTGTCTATATTAAAAAAAAATAAAATTTACATAGAACATCAATGCTGTTCCGGATATTGTGGTTCATGTAGAATTAACTTAATAAAAGGACAAGTGTACTACTTAATAAAACAGCCGATGGCTGCTTTATTTAACAAAAAAGAAATTCTTCCATGCTGCTGTAAACCTGATAGTAATATTATAATTAAGATATAA